A portion of the Bacteroides faecium genome contains these proteins:
- a CDS encoding DUF4995 domain-containing protein: protein MNNMKKKLVLFASVTIALASCQTAPKEDYSWIKKGLDVASAQLQLSAEEVDGTGQLPRSIRTGYDMDFLCRQLERDSLTFKDSLRAQPTAEQLGKRRLCGVYDWTSGFFPGSLWYAYELTGNDTLKAEAIQYTNLLNPVRYYKGTHDLGFMINCSYGNAERLAPNDTIAAVMRETADNLCGRFNDSIGAIRSWDFGTWNFPVIIDNMMNLDLLFNVAKATGDNKYKDIAIKHAMTTMHNHFRPDYTCWHVVSYNNDGTVERKQTHQGKNDDSSWARGQAWAVYGYTACYRETNDSTFLNFAVKIADMIMDRVKTDDAIPYWDYDAPVTEETPRDASAASVTASALIELSTMVPDGKKYLDYAEKILKSLSSDAYLAKVGDNQGFILMHSVGSLPNGSEIDTPLNYADYYYLEALKRFMELKKLRVENGELRVIQ, encoded by the coding sequence ATGAATAACATGAAAAAGAAACTTGTTCTCTTTGCTTCGGTTACTATCGCACTTGCATCGTGCCAGACAGCCCCAAAGGAAGACTACAGTTGGATTAAAAAAGGACTGGATGTAGCTTCTGCACAATTACAACTTTCAGCAGAAGAAGTTGACGGTACAGGTCAGCTTCCACGTTCTATCCGCACAGGTTATGATATGGATTTCCTTTGTCGCCAGTTGGAAAGAGACTCACTGACGTTCAAAGATTCACTCCGCGCACAACCGACTGCCGAACAATTAGGCAAACGCCGTCTTTGCGGTGTTTATGACTGGACAAGCGGTTTCTTCCCCGGTTCTTTGTGGTACGCATACGAGCTGACAGGAAACGACACACTGAAAGCGGAAGCTATTCAATATACCAATCTTCTGAATCCGGTACGCTATTATAAAGGTACACACGATTTGGGATTCATGATTAATTGCAGCTATGGTAATGCAGAACGTCTTGCGCCCAATGACACTATCGCAGCAGTAATGAGAGAAACAGCAGACAATCTTTGCGGACGTTTCAACGATTCTATCGGTGCTATCCGCTCATGGGATTTCGGAACATGGAACTTCCCGGTAATCATCGACAATATGATGAACCTTGATCTTCTGTTCAACGTAGCCAAAGCAACCGGTGACAACAAATATAAAGATATTGCTATCAAGCATGCCATGACTACCATGCACAACCACTTCCGTCCTGACTATACTTGCTGGCACGTAGTAAGCTATAATAATGACGGAACCGTTGAACGCAAACAAACTCACCAGGGAAAGAACGACGATTCTTCATGGGCACGCGGACAAGCATGGGCTGTATATGGTTACACAGCTTGCTACCGTGAAACAAACGACAGTACTTTCTTGAACTTCGCTGTAAAAATAGCCGATATGATTATGGATCGTGTAAAAACAGACGACGCTATTCCTTATTGGGATTACGATGCTCCCGTGACAGAAGAAACTCCGCGCGACGCTTCGGCTGCTTCTGTTACTGCTTCGGCATTAATCGAATTAAGCACAATGGTTCCCGACGGAAAGAAATACTTGGATTACGCAGAGAAAATTCTGAAGAGCTTGTCAAGCGATGCATACCTTGCAAAAGTTGGCGACAACCAGGGATTCATCTTGATGCACTCTGTAGGTTCACTGCCTAACGGTTCTGAAATTGATACTCCACTGAATTATGCTGACTACTACTATCTGGAAGCATTGAAGAGATTCATGGAGTTAAAGAAGTTGAGAGTGGAGAATGGAGAGTTGAGAGTGATCCAATAG
- a CDS encoding sulfatase family protein, which yields MRNNPSTLLLPLAALSLASCGNQKKEETKRPNIIFMMTDDHTTQAMSCYGGNLIQTPNMDRIANEGIRFDNCYAVNALSGPSRACILTGKFSHENGFTDNASTFNGDQQTFPKLLQQAGYQTAMIGKWHLISEPQGFDHWSILSGQHEQGDYYDPDFWEDGKHIVEKGYATDIITDKAIEFLEGRDKNKPFCMMYHQKAPHRNWMPAPRYLGIFNNTTFPEPANLFDDYEGRGRAAREQDMSIEHTLTNDWDLKLLTREEMLKDTTNRLYSVYKRMPLEVQDKWDSVYAQRIAEYRKGDLKGKALISWKYQQYMRDYLATTLAVDENIGRLMNYLEKIGELDNTIIVYTSDQGFFLGEHGWFDKRFMYEECQRMPLIIRYPKAIKAGSTSNAISMNVDFAPTFLDFAGVEIPSDIQGASLKPILANEGKTPADWRKAAYYHYYEYPAEHSVKRHYGIRTQDFKLIHFYNDIDEWEMYDMKADPREMNNVFGKPEYAEKQKELMQLLQDTQKQYKDTDPDEKEKVLFQGDRRLMKNR from the coding sequence ATGAGAAACAATCCCTCTACCCTACTCCTTCCATTAGCTGCACTAAGCCTTGCTTCCTGCGGCAATCAGAAGAAAGAAGAAACTAAACGACCGAACATCATCTTTATGATGACGGACGACCATACCACTCAAGCCATGTCCTGCTATGGCGGAAACTTGATTCAGACTCCCAACATGGACCGGATTGCCAACGAAGGTATCCGTTTTGACAACTGTTATGCAGTCAACGCCCTCTCCGGTCCGTCACGCGCTTGTATCCTCACCGGCAAATTCAGCCACGAAAACGGTTTTACCGATAACGCAAGCACATTCAACGGTGACCAACAGACATTCCCCAAACTTCTCCAACAAGCCGGATACCAGACCGCAATGATTGGTAAATGGCATCTTATCAGCGAACCGCAAGGCTTCGACCATTGGAGCATCCTTAGCGGTCAGCACGAACAGGGCGATTATTACGACCCCGACTTCTGGGAAGACGGCAAGCATATCGTAGAAAAAGGATATGCAACAGATATTATCACTGACAAAGCCATCGAATTCCTTGAAGGCCGTGATAAGAATAAACCGTTCTGCATGATGTATCACCAGAAAGCACCGCACCGCAACTGGATGCCTGCTCCCCGCTATCTCGGCATCTTCAACAATACTACTTTCCCCGAACCCGCCAACCTGTTCGATGACTACGAAGGTCGTGGAAGAGCAGCCCGCGAACAAGACATGTCTATCGAGCACACACTGACGAATGACTGGGATCTCAAACTATTGACCCGCGAAGAGATGTTGAAAGATACGACAAACCGTCTTTACAGCGTATATAAGCGTATGCCTCTCGAAGTACAGGATAAATGGGATTCCGTATATGCACAGCGTATCGCAGAATATCGCAAAGGCGATTTGAAAGGCAAAGCATTAATCAGTTGGAAGTATCAACAGTATATGCGCGACTATCTGGCTACCACATTAGCGGTAGATGAAAATATCGGTCGCCTGATGAATTATCTCGAAAAGATTGGTGAACTGGACAACACCATTATTGTCTACACTTCCGACCAAGGTTTCTTCCTTGGCGAACACGGCTGGTTCGACAAACGCTTCATGTACGAAGAATGTCAACGTATGCCGCTTATTATCCGTTATCCGAAAGCTATCAAAGCAGGAAGCACCAGCAACGCCATCAGCATGAACGTGGACTTCGCCCCTACTTTCCTTGACTTTGCCGGAGTGGAAATCCCGTCTGATATCCAAGGCGCATCCTTGAAACCGATATTGGCAAACGAAGGCAAAACTCCCGCCGACTGGCGCAAAGCCGCTTACTACCATTACTACGAATATCCGGCTGAACATTCTGTAAAGCGCCACTATGGTATCCGTACACAAGATTTCAAACTCATTCATTTCTACAACGACATTGACGAATGGGAAATGTATGATATGAAAGCCGACCCGAGAGAAATGAACAACGTCTTTGGTAAGCCGGAATATGCAGAGAAGCAAAAGGAATTGATGCAGCTTCTCCAGGATACCCAAAAGCAATATAAGGACACTGACCCCGATGAAAAGGAAAAAGTTCTTTTCCAAGGCGACAGAAGACTGATGAAAAATAGATAA
- a CDS encoding RagB/SusD family nutrient uptake outer membrane protein yields the protein MKKLIYYMLFLSCVFSSCSLDEQTYTEVNKETYMKNAAEAQNVLLGVYRDMIQGGIYGYQLSLLFTIPTDLAKCEGNSTNGIRLVPANAYTATQSEVQSTWSALYNSIYDANDFMETLQSNVNQFTDEDKQKALVYMAEARALRALYYFELVRWYGNIALITNTAQSYQHPSTFVQAAPEDVYAFIEDDLQFAINNLPYAQDDKIRSNNSFRFSKGGALGLLTKVYATWAGNPINNKEKWEDAAKMAKVLVESGKHQLLSDYEQLWRNTCNGIWNSDESLIEASFYAPTVTGTSSQDPCGRIGKWNGVSASGIRGVRNAGNWRVVSTFLRDWKDRQSDKRWAISFSDYKYGKNEATGENGVKIPINAESFETAISDAGTAKAKKAYDNGCCPAKWDTEKYVNASNYLVNADFSNINWYVLRYADVLLLYAEALNEWKGSPTTEAYEAINMVRRRGFGLPVNTANSSSDLAAGMDHDTFQQAIRDERAYELAYEGHRRQDLIRWGIYYESIRKTAQDLVDWCSDPNYICVDFTKKGKHELLPIPQRDMKLMTSFEQNPGWK from the coding sequence ATGAAAAAACTAATATACTATATGTTATTTCTAAGCTGTGTATTTTCATCTTGTTCACTAGATGAGCAAACTTACACAGAAGTGAACAAGGAAACTTACATGAAAAATGCTGCTGAAGCGCAGAATGTTTTATTAGGTGTTTACAGAGACATGATTCAAGGCGGCATTTACGGATACCAATTATCACTTTTATTCACAATCCCCACCGATCTTGCCAAATGTGAAGGAAATAGTACCAATGGAATCCGTTTGGTTCCGGCTAACGCATATACCGCCACCCAATCGGAAGTTCAAAGTACTTGGTCGGCACTCTACAACTCCATTTACGATGCAAATGACTTTATGGAAACATTGCAAAGTAACGTGAACCAATTTACAGATGAAGATAAACAAAAAGCTCTTGTTTATATGGCGGAAGCACGAGCCTTACGTGCATTGTACTATTTTGAATTGGTACGTTGGTATGGAAACATAGCACTGATAACCAACACCGCTCAATCTTACCAACATCCTTCTACTTTTGTACAAGCAGCACCAGAAGATGTGTATGCATTCATTGAAGATGATTTGCAGTTTGCGATAAACAATCTACCATATGCACAGGATGACAAGATACGTTCCAACAACAGTTTTCGTTTTTCAAAAGGAGGTGCACTTGGCTTATTGACTAAAGTATACGCCACATGGGCTGGAAATCCGATAAATAATAAAGAAAAATGGGAAGACGCCGCAAAAATGGCTAAAGTCCTTGTAGAATCAGGTAAACATCAACTGTTAAGTGACTATGAACAACTTTGGCGTAACACTTGTAACGGAATTTGGAATTCGGACGAAAGCTTGATCGAAGCTAGTTTCTACGCTCCAACTGTGACAGGAACTTCTTCTCAAGACCCTTGCGGACGCATTGGTAAATGGAATGGTGTTTCTGCATCCGGTATCAGAGGCGTACGTAATGCAGGAAACTGGAGAGTGGTAAGTACGTTCCTACGCGATTGGAAAGATCGTCAAAGCGATAAACGATGGGCTATATCTTTCTCTGATTATAAATATGGAAAGAATGAAGCGACTGGCGAAAACGGAGTAAAAATACCTATCAATGCCGAATCTTTTGAAACGGCTATTTCCGATGCAGGTACAGCAAAAGCAAAAAAAGCTTACGACAATGGGTGTTGCCCGGCTAAATGGGACACTGAAAAGTATGTAAATGCCAGCAATTATCTGGTCAATGCAGACTTCTCAAACATCAACTGGTATGTATTACGCTACGCAGACGTATTACTACTATATGCAGAAGCATTAAATGAATGGAAAGGTAGTCCTACTACAGAGGCCTATGAAGCTATCAATATGGTACGTCGCCGTGGATTCGGTTTACCTGTAAATACAGCAAACAGTTCATCCGACCTCGCAGCCGGAATGGATCACGATACATTCCAACAAGCTATTCGTGACGAACGTGCATATGAATTGGCTTATGAGGGACATAGACGTCAGGATTTAATTCGTTGGGGAATTTATTACGAGAGCATTCGTAAAACAGCACAGGACTTGGTGGACTGGTGCAGTGATCCTAATTATATCTGTGTAGACTTCACCAAAAAAGGTAAACATGAATTATTGCCAATTCCACAACGAGATATGAAGTTAATGACATCTTTCGAACAAAATCCAGGCTGGAAATAA
- the hepC gene encoding heparin-sulfate lyase HepC, protein MNKTLKYIVLLAIVCFVGRASAQELKSEVFSLLNLDYPGLEKVKTLHQEGKDEDAAKALLDYYRARTNVKTPDINLKKVTIGKEEQQWADDALKHTFFVHKGYQPSYNYGEDINWQYWPVKDNELRWQLHRHKWFTPMGKAYRVSGDEKYAKEWAHQYIDWIKKNPLVKMDKKEYEMVSDGKIKGEVENVRFAWRPLEVSNRLQDQTSQFQLFLPSPSFTPDFLTEFLVNYYKHAIHILGNYSDQGNHLLFEAQRMIYAGAFFPEFKDAPAWRKSGIDILNREIHVQVYEDGGQFELDPHYHLAAINIFCKALGIADANGFRKEFPQDYLDTIESMIMFYANISFPDYTNPCFSDAKLTTKKEMVKNYKSWSKLFPKNQAIKYFATEGKEGALPDYMSKGFLKSGFFVFRNSWGMDATQMVVKAGPKAFWHCQPDNGTFELWFNGKNLFPDSGSYVYAGEGEVMEQRNWHRQTCVHNTVTLNNKNLDTTESVTKLWQPEGAIQTLVTENPSYKNLKHRRSVFFVDNTYFVIVDEMAGSAKGSINLHYQMPKGEIANSREDMTFLTQFEDGSNMKLQCFGPDGMSMKKEPGWCSTAYRKRYKRMNVSFNVKKDGEEAVRYITVIYPVKKSADAPKFAAKFKNKAFDENGLEVEVKVNGKKQSLKYKL, encoded by the coding sequence ATGAATAAAACTTTAAAGTATATCGTTCTGCTGGCAATCGTTTGTTTTGTAGGCAGAGCTAGCGCCCAGGAGTTGAAAAGCGAAGTATTTTCACTTCTCAACCTGGACTATCCGGGACTGGAAAAAGTGAAAACGCTGCACCAGGAAGGTAAAGACGAAGATGCCGCAAAAGCATTGCTCGACTACTACCGTGCACGTACCAACGTGAAAACTCCGGATATTAATCTGAAAAAGGTTACTATCGGCAAAGAAGAGCAACAATGGGCAGACGATGCACTGAAACATACTTTCTTTGTTCATAAAGGTTATCAGCCTTCTTACAATTACGGAGAAGACATTAACTGGCAGTACTGGCCGGTAAAGGATAACGAACTTCGCTGGCAACTTCACCGTCACAAATGGTTCACTCCGATGGGTAAAGCTTATCGTGTATCCGGTGACGAAAAATATGCCAAAGAATGGGCACACCAATACATCGACTGGATTAAAAAGAATCCGTTGGTGAAGATGGACAAGAAAGAATATGAAATGGTTAGCGACGGAAAAATCAAGGGCGAAGTAGAAAACGTACGTTTCGCATGGCGTCCCCTGGAAGTGAGCAATCGTCTGCAAGACCAGACTTCACAGTTCCAGTTGTTCCTGCCTTCTCCTTCTTTCACTCCGGACTTCCTGACTGAGTTCTTAGTGAATTATTACAAGCATGCCATACATATCTTAGGCAACTACTCCGACCAGGGTAACCACTTGCTATTCGAAGCTCAACGCATGATTTATGCCGGCGCTTTCTTCCCGGAATTCAAAGATGCTCCGGCTTGGAGAAAGAGTGGCATCGACATCCTGAACCGTGAAATTCATGTACAGGTATATGAAGATGGCGGACAGTTCGAACTCGACCCGCACTATCACCTCGCTGCTATCAATATTTTCTGCAAGGCATTAGGTATCGCTGACGCTAACGGATTCCGTAAGGAATTCCCACAGGACTATTTGGATACAATCGAAAGCATGATTATGTTCTATGCAAACATTTCTTTCCCGGATTACACAAACCCATGTTTCAGCGACGCTAAGTTGACAACTAAGAAGGAAATGGTGAAGAACTACAAATCATGGAGCAAACTGTTCCCGAAAAATCAGGCTATCAAATACTTTGCAACAGAAGGTAAAGAAGGCGCATTGCCGGATTATATGTCTAAGGGATTCTTGAAATCAGGTTTCTTCGTATTCCGTAATTCCTGGGGGATGGATGCTACCCAAATGGTAGTAAAAGCCGGTCCGAAAGCATTCTGGCACTGCCAGCCGGACAACGGTACATTCGAACTTTGGTTCAATGGCAAAAACTTGTTCCCGGATTCAGGTTCATATGTATATGCAGGAGAAGGTGAAGTGATGGAACAACGCAACTGGCATCGTCAGACTTGTGTACACAATACTGTAACCCTGAACAACAAAAACCTGGATACTACAGAATCAGTTACCAAACTGTGGCAGCCGGAAGGTGCCATCCAAACTTTGGTTACCGAAAATCCAAGTTACAAGAACTTGAAGCATCGCCGTTCCGTATTCTTCGTTGATAACACTTACTTTGTTATTGTAGACGAAATGGCAGGCAGCGCCAAAGGTTCCATCAACCTTCACTACCAGATGCCGAAAGGAGAAATCGCAAACAGCCGCGAAGACATGACATTCCTTACTCAGTTTGAAGATGGAAGCAACATGAAACTGCAATGTTTTGGTCCTGACGGTATGAGTATGAAAAAAGAACCCGGATGGTGTTCAACTGCTTACCGCAAACGTTACAAACGTATGAATGTATCATTCAACGTGAAGAAAGACGGCGAAGAAGCTGTACGTTATATCACTGTTATCTACCCGGTTAAGAAGAGTGCAGATGCCCCTAAATTTGCAGCTAAGTTCAAGAACAAAGCGTTCGACGAAAACGGACTGGAAGTAGAAGTGAAAGTGAACGGAAAGAAACAGTCATTAAAATATAAACTCTGA
- a CDS encoding Tat pathway signal sequence, whose amino-acid sequence MDRRSFLKNTGWSFLGLAASGSLLGACAPGSKDAKKIMPSASNLKMYWGDLHNHCNITYGHGDMRDAFEAAKGQLDFVSVTPHAMWPDIPGADDPRLKWVIDYHTGAFKRLREGGYEKYVKMTNEYNKEGEFLTFVGYEAHSMEHGDHVALNYDLDAPLVECTSIEDWKEKAKGHKVFVTPHHMGYQGGYRGYNWKCFTEGDITPFVEMYSRHGLAESDQGDYPYLHDMGPRQWEGTIQYGLELGNKFGIMASTDQHSGYPGSYGDGRIGVLAPSLTRDAIWEALRTRHVCAATGDKILIDFRLNDALMGDVVRGNSRRIYLNVTGESCIDYVDIVKNGQILARMNGPLTPVAPEGDTVRCKVKVDFGWNREEKYVHWQGKLSLDKGQLHGVTPCFRGAAFTSPQEGETEFHTHVNRIVSVGDKETELDMYSSKNPNTTTAAMQAVILDVEMPKDGKIIAEFNGKKFEHTLGELLEGSRSHFMIGWLSEAILFNRAMPESCFTVEHYMEDKEPQRDTDYYYVRARQRDGQWAWSSPIWAERV is encoded by the coding sequence ATGGATAGAAGAAGTTTTTTAAAAAACACAGGCTGGTCTTTCCTCGGATTGGCAGCTTCGGGCAGTTTACTGGGTGCTTGCGCACCAGGAAGCAAGGATGCCAAAAAAATTATGCCATCAGCAAGCAACCTCAAAATGTATTGGGGCGACTTACATAACCACTGTAACATCACATACGGACACGGCGATATGCGCGACGCTTTTGAAGCGGCGAAAGGACAATTGGATTTTGTCAGTGTAACCCCTCATGCCATGTGGCCGGATATTCCCGGTGCGGACGACCCTCGTCTGAAATGGGTAATCGACTACCACACAGGCGCTTTCAAACGTTTACGTGAAGGCGGTTACGAGAAATATGTAAAAATGACGAATGAGTACAACAAGGAAGGTGAATTCCTGACTTTCGTAGGATACGAAGCTCATAGCATGGAACATGGGGATCATGTTGCACTGAACTATGATTTGGATGCACCGCTTGTAGAATGTACTTCAATCGAGGACTGGAAAGAAAAGGCTAAAGGACATAAGGTATTCGTTACTCCGCATCATATGGGATACCAGGGCGGCTACCGCGGTTACAACTGGAAATGCTTTACCGAAGGTGATATTACTCCGTTCGTAGAAATGTACTCCCGCCACGGTCTGGCAGAAAGCGACCAGGGCGATTACCCTTACCTGCATGATATGGGACCGCGCCAATGGGAAGGGACCATCCAATATGGTCTTGAACTAGGTAACAAATTCGGTATTATGGCTTCCACCGACCAGCACTCCGGTTATCCGGGAAGTTATGGCGATGGACGTATCGGCGTACTGGCTCCGTCACTGACCCGTGACGCTATCTGGGAAGCACTCCGCACCCGTCACGTATGCGCTGCGACAGGTGATAAGATTCTTATAGATTTCCGTTTGAACGATGCTCTTATGGGAGATGTAGTTCGTGGTAACAGCCGTCGCATCTATCTGAACGTAACGGGTGAAAGCTGTATCGACTATGTAGATATTGTAAAGAACGGACAGATTCTGGCTCGTATGAACGGCCCGTTGACTCCGGTTGCTCCGGAAGGTGATACGGTACGTTGCAAAGTTAAAGTTGATTTCGGTTGGAATCGTGAAGAGAAATACGTACATTGGCAGGGCAAATTGTCATTAGACAAAGGACAACTCCATGGCGTGACTCCTTGTTTCCGTGGTGCAGCTTTCACTTCTCCGCAAGAAGGTGAAACAGAGTTCCACACACACGTCAACCGCATCGTGTCTGTTGGCGACAAGGAAACCGAACTGGATATGTATAGCAGCAAGAATCCGAATACGACGACTGCGGCCATGCAAGCAGTAATCCTTGATGTTGAGATGCCGAAAGACGGTAAGATTATCGCTGAATTCAACGGCAAGAAGTTTGAACATACATTGGGCGAATTGCTCGAAGGTTCACGTTCACACTTCATGATCGGCTGGTTGAGCGAAGCAATCCTCTTCAACCGTGCTATGCCGGAAAGCTGCTTCACAGTAGAGCACTACATGGAAGACAAGGAGCCTCAACGTGATACGGATTATTACTATGTACGCGCCCGCCAACGTGACGGACAATGGGCTTGGAGTTCACCAATATGGGCAGAAAGAGTGTGA